Sequence from the Paenibacillus riograndensis SBR5 genome:
ACTGCCCAGCATCGAAGAGAATGATACGGTCTCTTTGCCGGGCGATCTGCTGAAAAATATGATCAAACAAACCGCCTTCTCTATCTCTACCCAGGAGACGACCCCTATCCTGACAGGGATTCTGTGGAATCTTAGCGATAATGAATTCAAATTTACGGCCACTGACCGCCACCGTCTGGCCACAAGAGCTGCGCATCTGGAAGGCACGGAAAGTGTCCAATTTGCCAATGTGGTCATTGCGGGCAAAACACTGAACGAATTGAGTAAAATCATTCCCGACCAGAATATGCTGGTGGATATTGTCGTCGCCGATAACCAGGTGCTGTTCAAAATCGACAAGGTTCTGTTCTATACACGGATCCTGGACGGGATTTATCCGGATACTTCTAGGATTATTCCGACTGCCTACAAAACAGAACTAACTTTGGATACAAAAAAACTCAGCGAATCGATTGACCGTGCTTATTTGCTGTCGCGCGAAGAAAAAACGAATATCGTACGCATGCAGACGCTGGAAAACGGCGATGTTGAGATTTCATCCAGCTCCTCAGAACTTGGGAAGGTCCGGGAAGAGCTGGAGGTTATTGATTTTAAAGGCGAGCCGCTGAAAATCTCCTTCAACTCGAAGTATATGCTGGATGTGCTCAAGGTTGTAGAAAGTGAACAGCTCGTCATTGCTTTCACCGGAATGATGAGCCCGATCATTCTGAAGCCGCTGGATGAAAGCCGCAGCCTGTACGTTATTCTCCCATACCGGACAACCAATTAATGCCGCTGTCCATCCACATGTGGATAAGTGGCTGAAAGGACGAAATTCATGAAAAAAATACTTATCCACAGTGAATATATTAAGCTCGACCAGTTTTTGAAGCTCTCCGATTGTGTATCCACAGGCGGGATGGCCAAAGCCTTGCTGCAGGAAGGATATGTGCAGGTCAACGGGGAAAAGGAAGATCGTCGTGGAAGAAAGCTGTACCCGGGTGATAAAGTAAAGGTTCAGGATAACGGCGTTTTCGAGGTTGAAGGCGGCGGAATAAAAGAATAACACTCGGGGAGGCTCAGCTTCGTGTTTGTCAAAAATATCGGTCTGCAGTATTACCGCAATTACGGGCTGCTGCGTCTGGAGAGCCTGGGCGATGTGAATCTGATCCTCGGTCAGAATGCCCAGGGCAAAACCAACCTTATGGAGGCTTTGTTCGTTCTGGCAATGACTAAGAGTCACCGCACCTCCAAGGATAAGGAGCTTATTTCCTTCGATGCCCCGGCAGGCTCTGCACAGATCGTGGCTGAGGTGGAGCGGAAATACGGTGATCTGAAGCTGGAGCTGACCTTATCCGCCCAGGGCAAAAAAGCCAAAATCAATGGACTGGAGCAGCGCAGGCTCAGCGAGTTCGTCGGTTCTTTAAATGTCGTCATGTTCGCTCCGGAGGATTTGGAGATTGTCAAAGGGACCCCTGGCATAAGACGCCGATTCCTTGATATGGAGATTGGCCAGGTGCAGCCGAGCTATCTGTTTCATCTGCAGCAATATCAGAAAGTCCTGCTCCAAAGGGGCAATTTGCTAAAACAGCTATGGGGCAAAGAGGCTGCCGGCAAAGAGCTTTTGGAGATATGGGATGCCCAACTTGTAGAACATGGTGTTAAAATCGTCAAAAAAAGGAAAGAATTCATAAAGAAGCTGCAAATATGGGCAGAAAGCATTCATCGTGGCATTACAAACGGCGGAGAAGAGCTGAAACTATTGTATGTTCCTTCTTTTGGTGAGCGTGAAATGGAAGATGAAGCTGTCTTATTAGACAATTTTATGTTAAAGTTATCACAAACGAGAGATCAGGAAATCAGGCGCGGCATGACGCTGACGGGTCCCCATAGGGATGACCTGTCCTTTTTTATCAACGGAAGAGAAGCTCAGGTCTACGGCTCCCAGGGGCAGCAACGCACGGCAGCTTTATCGCTCAAGCTGGCGGAAATCGAGCTGATCCATGAAGAGATCGGAGAATATCCTGTGCTGCTTCTTGATGATGTTTTGTCCGAACTTGATCCCTACCGTCAGACCCAGCTTATCGAAACCTTTC
This genomic interval carries:
- the dnaN gene encoding DNA polymerase III subunit beta encodes the protein MKISILKNELNESIGHVSKAISSRTTIPILTGIKFEVSHQGVTLTASDTDISIQSFIPAEDDSQTIVKVEQPGSVVLPAKFFVEIIKKLPSKEIHMEVKEGFQTYISSGSTEIQIVGLDPEEFPVLPSIEENDTVSLPGDLLKNMIKQTAFSISTQETTPILTGILWNLSDNEFKFTATDRHRLATRAAHLEGTESVQFANVVIAGKTLNELSKIIPDQNMLVDIVVADNQVLFKIDKVLFYTRILDGIYPDTSRIIPTAYKTELTLDTKKLSESIDRAYLLSREEKTNIVRMQTLENGDVEISSSSSELGKVREELEVIDFKGEPLKISFNSKYMLDVLKVVESEQLVIAFTGMMSPIILKPLDESRSLYVILPYRTTN
- the yaaA gene encoding S4 domain-containing protein YaaA, whose amino-acid sequence is MKKILIHSEYIKLDQFLKLSDCVSTGGMAKALLQEGYVQVNGEKEDRRGRKLYPGDKVKVQDNGVFEVEGGGIKE
- the recF gene encoding DNA replication/repair protein RecF (All proteins in this family for which functions are known are DNA-binding proteins that assist the filamentation of RecA onto DNA for the initiation of recombination or recombinational repair.), producing MFVKNIGLQYYRNYGLLRLESLGDVNLILGQNAQGKTNLMEALFVLAMTKSHRTSKDKELISFDAPAGSAQIVAEVERKYGDLKLELTLSAQGKKAKINGLEQRRLSEFVGSLNVVMFAPEDLEIVKGTPGIRRRFLDMEIGQVQPSYLFHLQQYQKVLLQRGNLLKQLWGKEAAGKELLEIWDAQLVEHGVKIVKKRKEFIKKLQIWAESIHRGITNGGEELKLLYVPSFGEREMEDEAVLLDNFMLKLSQTRDQEIRRGMTLTGPHRDDLSFFINGREAQVYGSQGQQRTAALSLKLAEIELIHEEIGEYPVLLLDDVLSELDPYRQTQLIETFQSKVQTFITATGIESLSADRLKGASLYHVHDGKVEI